Below is a window of Campylobacter canadensis DNA.
TTTGTGGCAATTTAATAATTCACAAGCAAGAATTTAATATTTTTTAAAATACTTAAAACAAGTATGAAATTAGAGCTTGCAAAAGATTTTTAAATAATAAAACATAAGACTATAAAATAATATTATAAAAAAATTTTAATATTTTTTAAAAATAGAATAAAAGAATAAAAATTTTAATTATGTTAGTAATTTTCGTATTTGTGTAATTATTTTAATATTAAAAGTAGAATTTTTAATTAAAAATAAATAACTCCAAAGGAATTATTTATTTTCACAAGATATCCCTAAAACTTTGCAGTATTCGCAATAAACACAGCTTACTGACCTTTTTGCACATACTAAAGGAATATTTCTTTTTTTTGCTTGAGATTTAATTTTTTTCATAGTATTGTGGTTTAAAAAACTAGTTAGCATTACAACACAATTTGTATCTTGAGGAATGCTTTGACGATTAACTCTATTTTCATTTCTAGCATCCCAATGTGTAATACTTTTTGCACCTAAATTATGCAACACAGCTTTTATAGGGGTAATTTCATCAGCGCCTATTACTAAAACTGACATAAGTTTCTCCTTGTAAAAAATTTGTTAATATTTTACACTTAGAAACTTAAATAAAACTGATAATAATTATTACTATGTAAAAAATCTATAAATTTTAATAAAATAAATAATTAGTAAATTTTTTATAAAAATTAAAGTATTTTTTATAAAAAGTGTAAAAAAGTAACATTATTTACAAATTAGAGCTGGTTTTTCTTGTAAAAATGCTAAAATTCCACCTTCTAAATTCTTTACATTTACCCCATCGCTAAGTAGAATTTGCGTTAAATATTCACTTCTACCCCCACTTCTACACATTAGTAATATCTCTTTATTATCTTCTTTAAAGGATAAAAGTTTATCTTTTATATAAGCTAAATCTAAATTACTAAAATCTAATGCTAAAAGTTTTGAATTTTTTACATAAAATTCATTTATTTCTGCTTGTGTTCTAATATCAACTAGGGTAAAATTATTTTCATTGTAATCTTTTATACTAACATTGTAACTCATATTTGTCCTTTATTGTGTAAATTTGTAACAAGATTTGATTTTTATTGTATTTTATTTTAAATAATCTTTGATTTTTTGCCTTAGATTTTTAAAATAAAATAAATTTTAACACACAAAGGAAACAATATGAAAACTTCTATCTATAAAAGTTTAGTATTTTGGGTAATTATAGGTCTCATTTTAGGTGTAATTGTTGGTGCTTGTAATCCTATTAAAATTGGTGCGATAGATAATTTAGCAATATGGTCTAAAGTATTTATTGATATTTTTATTAAGGCATTAAAATTACTTATTGGACCTATTATTTTTGTAATGATTATTTTAGGAATTCTTGGTTTAGGTGATATTAAAAAAGTAGGCTCAATTGGTCTTAAAGCAGTGATTTATTTTGAAGTTGTAAGCACCTTAGCTCTTGCGATAGGTATTTTTATGGCAAGGGTTTTACAGCCTGGAGCTGGACTTAATCTTGACCCTACAAGTTTAGATGCAAAAAGTGTTGAAAAATATGTAAGCGCTGCAAGTTCTGATAGTGCTTCATTTTTAGGAGTATTAAAATCTGCTATTCCTAGTGATATTTTAAGCCCATTTACTGAAGGTAAAACACTGCAAGTTTTATTTATAGCTTTAATAACAGCTTTTATAGTTGTGACTTTAAAAGAAGATGATAGAAATTACATTAAAAGAGCCTTAGAAGTTTTACAAGCTTTTGTGTTTAAAATCTTAACTATTGTAATGTATTTTAGCCCGCTTGCAACATTTGGTGCAATGGCATTTTTGGTGCAAAAATACGGAATTTCTTCTTTGCAAAATATGGTTTATTTATTAGTTGTAATGCTTATTTCTTGCTTAGTTTTTATTTTTGGAATTTTAGGATTAATTTGTTTTTTTGCTAAAATTAATATTTTTAAATTTATGCGTTTTATTGCTAAGGAGCTTTTAATTGTATTTACAACTTCTTCAAGTGAAAGTGCTTTACTACCATTAATGAAAAAACTTGAAAAAGCAGGAGTTGATAAGGCCTGTGTTGGACTTGTATTGCCTACTGGTTATAGTTTTAATCTTGATTGTACTAATATATATTTAGCTTTATGTGTAATCTTTTTAGCACAAGCTTTTAATATTGATTTATCTTTGTGGCAAGAAATTACTATTTTACTTATATTAATGGTTACTTCAAAAGGTGCAGTAGGGGTTACTGGCAGCGGTTTTATAGTTTTAGCAGGAACGCTATCTTCGTTAGGTAATGATTTAATTCCAGTTGCTACTGTATCTATTTTATTAGGAGTTGATAAGTTTATGAGTGAAATGAGAGCTTGTGGAAATTTATGTGGCAATTCAGTAGCTTGTGTTATTGTTGCTGTATGGAATAAGCAAATTGATATGGATAAATTTAGATACGCCCTAGATCACCCAAATGAATATAGGATACAAGATTAATGAAAAGATTATTTTTACTATTTAGTGCAATGTTTTTATACGCTAATTCTCCAGCTAATGAAGCTTTAGAATTAGCTAAGGTTGATGATTTTCTTAAGTCTTTAAACAAATGTTCAAATTATGATTACAAAGCTTGTAGTAATTTAGAAAATTATACTTTTAATTTAGAATCAAAAATTATAAATTCTTATATGCAAACATTGTGCGATAGTAAAAATAAAGCAGCTTGTTATTTTATTAGTGCTTCAAAAGCCGATGCAAAGAGCGATTTATTTTCTTTATGTAAGGATAATTTTCATTTAGCTTGTACTAGTGTTGTAATTAGATATTCTAAAGATATAAACGACGCTTTATCAGTATTAAATGCTCAATGTTTAAGCGATAAAAATTACCATTCTTGTTATGAAAGTGCTAAAATTTATAGTAGTATTTTAGATTCGGAAAATACAATAAAATATTCAAGTAAATCTTGTGTTAAAAATTCTTTTGCAGCTTGTAGATTGCAAGCACAAGCTTTAGAACAAGCAAATAAAGATAAAGATTCTTTAAGGCTTTATGATAAAACTTGCTCTAAAAAAGATTTTTATTCTTGCATAAAACTTTTTAATTTTTACAAAGCACAAAATAATACTAAATATATGGTGAAATATTTAAAAGAAGCTTGTAATATAAAAGATTTTCAAGCTTGTTCGTTATTAAAATAGGGTAGGTGTCTGAGTGGCTAAAAGAGCACGCCTGGAACGCGTGTAAGGCAAAAACCTTCGTGGGTTCAAATCCCACTCTACCCGCCAAAGGAAAAATATGAAAGATATAATAAGTATTTATGAATTTTTAAAAAATAATCATATACAAATTCTAAGCACTAGCATAGATAATACTCCTATTTCAAGACCAATTGCGAGTGCTTTATTGTATGAAGAAAAAATATTTTACTGTATGAATAAAGACAAAAAAATGTATGAGCAGTTAAAAATAAATTCTAAAATTAGCATTTGTGTTTGTGCTAGTGATTTTTCTTGGATAAGAATTAATGCAGATGCAATTTTTAGCGATGATTTAAGGGTTAAGCAAGAATATATTAATCAAGGTAGAACAAGGTTTAAAAACGCAAATGATGATAATTTTGCTGTGTTTTATTTAAAAAATATAAAGGCTCAAATTCATAAAAAAGCCGAAGTTGTAAATATTAATTCATAACCTTTTAAAGGTTATGAGTTTTATTTTTGAGCATTTCTCCACTCATTTAGTATTTTTAATTCATCTTCATTTAACATAGAAGAAAAAGCACTAAAACCGCTTAAGCTAAAACATTCACAATTATTTTTTGCAAAATTTTCTTTTGCTTGATTTAATTCATAAGAAAAAATACTAAATATTTTATCTACATTAAGTCCGTGGGCTCTAGCTGCTAACAGTGCATTTATACTTGATTGTCCACTTGAGATTAAATCTTCAATAATAACGCATTTTTGACCTAATTCAAATACCCCTTCAATCATTTTAGCTCTACCATGAGTTTTATTTTTGCTTAGAATATAAACAAGAGGTTTATTTAAAATCTGTGCAACCCAAGCACCGTGAGCAATAGCACCAGTAGCAGTTGCAGCGATTATTTCACAATCAGGTGCTTTTTGCATTATTAATTTTGCTAATTCGTTTGCTATAAATGTTCTTTGAGTTGGGTATGAAATTAATACTCTATTATCGCAATATATCGGACTTTTAATTCCACTTGAATAAGTGAAAAATTCTTTAGTATTAATAAAAATAGCACCACAATCTTTTAAAACCTTTACAACTTCATTTCTAACATCACTCATATTCTTCTCCTTTTATACAATTAAAATAAGCCCTAATTGGGTCTTTTGAATTTGTTATCATTCTACCAGCTACAATATAATCTATATTGTTTTCTTTAGCAAATTTTGGACTAGCAACCCTTTCTTGGTCGTTACTTTCTTGATTTTTAAATCTTATACCAGGGCAAAGTGCTTTTAGCTTAGTATCTTTTAGCAAATGTGCTTCATAAGCACTGCAAACAACTCCGTCAAAATTTGCTTTATTTAAAATATTTATTCTTTGTTTAACGCTTTCTTGCATATTAGTTTTTAGCATTAAATCATTTTTTAAATCATCTTCATTTAAGCTTGTAAGAATGCTAATTCCAAATAATTCACATTTACTGTTTAATTCTTCTTTTGCTTTTCTTGCAGCCTTAAGCGAATTTAAACCAGCAAAAGAATGTATGCTTAAAATATCAATATTTTTTTGCATTAGGCTTAAAGATGCGTTGTAGATTGTGTTTGGAATATCAATTAATTTTAAATCTAAAAAGATTTTATACTCTTGTAAGTATTTTAATATTTCATCACCTGCTGTATAATAAAGCCACATTCCAACCTTAAAATAAGGTTTTTCATACTCTAAGTTATTTTCTTTAGCATAGTTTTGTAATTTTTCATTTTGAAATTTTATAAGAAAATTTTTTACTTCATCTACGCTTTTAAAATCTAATGCTACAATTGTTTTCATATTTCTGCCTTAAATTTATTATAATTTTTTGATTTTAGCTGAGATAAATTTATCATTACTAAAAAAGAGATTATATATAAAGAGCTTAAAAAACACATAACAAAATAAACACTATTGTATTTATCAAGTATAGCTCCGATTACAAAAGGGCTCATACCACCTATTGCTCTACCTACATTTACTATTATGTTGTTTGCACTTGCACTAACGCTTTTATCGTATAAAATATTTACTAAAGCTCCATATCCAGCAAACATACCATTGCTAAAAAATCCTATTATAAAACCAATTAAAATTAATTGATTGTAGTTTTGAATTAATGTAAATAAAAATACACAAACACTTGAACCAATTAAAAATATAGAAAAGGAAATTCTAGCTCCAAACTTATCAAAAAACTTACCAAAAACCCACATTCCAATACTCATACCAAGAATAGTGCTAATCATCCAATAAGAAGCATTTGCGTTAGATAAATCTAAAGTCTTTTTAGCAATAGTTGGAAGCCAATTCATAAGTCCAAAATATCCAGCTATTTGAATACTTGACATAATGCAAAGACAAATACTTAAAAGAATTTTACCTTTAAAAGCACTTTTGTAATTAATTTTCATTATTTGTTCGTTGCTTTCTTCTTTTAAACTAAACCTAATCCAAACAGCTAGTAAAACAGGGATAATTCCTATTAAAAATAAATATCTCCAACCATAATCTAGTAATAAAGCAGCTAAAATAGCAGCCAAAGCAACCCCAACTTGCCCAAAAATAGCAATTATGCTAGATAGTTTTCCCATATTTTCTTTTTTAAATTCACAGGCTAATAAACCCATTCCAACACCATATTCTCCGCCAGCTCCAAGCCCTGCTAAAACACGAAAAAATACAAGCCAAAAATATGTATTTGCATAATAAATAAAAGCAGTTCCAATTGCAAATAAAATTATAGAATATGAAAAAATCTTAATTTTACCATAGCGATCAGCTAAAAAACCAAAGAATAAACCGCCAACTAACATAGCAATATTTGTAGCCGATGAAATAAACCCAGCTTCTTTACCGCTTAGGGAAAATTCGTTAATAATTGAGCTTAAAGCATAAGCAATAAACATAATATCCATCATCTCAAGACACATACCAAGTGCGCTTGAAAGAAGAATTTTCTTTTGTCTTTTTGTGTAATTGAAAAACATTTTTTACCTTTAAAAAAAATAATTTTTAGAAAAGTAAAAGGCCTTAAGTTTTCTAATTTTTTGTTTGAGTTTTTTAAGCACAAACTCTTAATTTTATTCTTTTTGATTTAATAAATTAGTAAATAAAGTAATTTTTTTAAAAAAATTTATAAAAATAATTAAAAAAAAGATAATTAAATATAAATATTAATAAAACTAGCCCAAAAAAGGGCTAGAAATTAATAAAAGCCTAGAATTTTCCACCAAACTAAACCAACGAGGCAAATTACAACAATATCAACAACACTCACAACAAAGCCGACCGCCCACCATCTATTCATACTTACATAGCCATTACCAAATATTACAGGCGCAGTTCCAGTTGCATAATGAGTTAATGCCATCATAATATTACCAGCGGCTGCAAGCATAAAAGCATAAAGCATTGGTGGTGCTCCTAATGCTAAACCAGTACTATAAAATACAAAAAACATTGCTGAAATGTGCGCAGTTGTACTTGCGAAAAAATAATGTGAATATAAAAATGCAAGCATAAAAAATATCATAACCGTTGTGGTGCTAAAATTTGAAGCTATGTCTTTTAATAAAATTCCAAGATAGCTAGTAATTCCTACCTTATCAAGCATAGTTGCAAGCATAATTAAAGCACTAAACCAAATTAAAGTATCCCAAGCGCTTTTTTGCTCTAATAGTTCTTGGTATTTTAAAACTCCAGTTAATAAAGCAGTTGCCAAACCAAGAGCAGCCACAGTAGCAGGGTCAACCTTTAAAACACTAACAGTAGTTAAAAAGCCTAGTAAATGTGCTAATTTTAAAATTAAAGACATACCACCAGCCCATAAAAATAAACAGCCAATAAAAATTGAAAGCATAATTTTTTCATCTTTTGAAAATGCCCCCATTTTTTGTAGTTCTTCTTTAGCAATTTTTGTTGCATCAGGAGTTTTTGTAAGCTCTGGTTTGCTTATAAAATAAATTACTAAAGGCATTAAAAGCATAGCGCAAATGCAAGGAATAAACATTCCTAAAGCCCACTGACCCCAAGTTATGCTTATTTGCATATTTGTTGCTTTTGCTATTAAATCAACTACTAATGGATTTGGTGCAGTTGCAGTAATAAACATAGCCGATGAGATAGGATTTGATTGATAATTTACTAAATTTAAATAAGTACCTACTTTATTTTGAGTGTTATTTGCAGGGTCTGAACCTAGTGCTTTTGAAATTGATTGTACTATAGGGTTGATTATAGCCCCACCTCTTGCAGTATTAGAAGGAGTAATTGGTGCTAAAATAACTTCACTAAGTGCTATTGAATAGCCGATTCCTAAAGTATTTTTGCCAAAAATAGATAAAAAATAAAAGGCTAGTCTTTTTCCTAAACCTGTTTTAATAATCCCTCTTGCAAGTAAAACAGAGATTACAATTAACCAAATTAAAGAATTTGAAAATGCACTTAAAGCTTGATTTATCGCTATTTTGCTTCTACTTGCAGCAGCCACATCAGCACCAACGCTAATTGTTGTAAATGCAACAAAGGCAATAGCAATAAGTGAAACTGCACCAAGTGGCATTACTTTTAAAATGATACATAAAATTGTTGCAATAAAAGCACCTAAATAAATAAAGGCTAATCTAGCATCTTCTAAAGCTAAGCTTTGTAGTTGTGTTAATTCGTAGTTTGGATGAGCTTTTTGCAATAGTTGTAATTTTAAATCAATTAAGCCTTGCGGTAAGGGTAAAAAGCAAAAGGCTAAGGATATTAAAATACAAAGTGCAGCCAAAGGAATTTTGTCTTTTTGCATATTTTCTCCTTAAAATAAAATAATTAATTTATTTTAATTAAAAAATGTAAGAAATTAGACTTTATTAATTAAATTTTTTAAAATTAAGTAAAGTCTTAAAAATTATGAATATAAGTGTAAATGCTCGTTATCTTCTATGCTAATTAATTTTACATCGCTTATGTTATTTTCATAACTAATATTCTTTGAATTTGAAGTGTTGTTATCAAAAAGCATTTTTAATTTTTAAGACTAGTAAAGTCTTAAAAATTATGAATATTGGTGTAAATGCTCGTTATCTTCTATGCTAATTAATTTTACATCGCTTATGTTATTTTCATAACTAATATTCTTTGAATTTGAAGTGTTATTATCAAAAAGCATTTTTAATTTTTAAGACTAGTAAAGTCTTAAAAATTATGAATATTGGTGTAAATGCTCGTTATCTTCTATGCTAATTAATTTTACATCGCTTATGTTATTTTCATAACTAATATTCTTTGAATTTGAAGTGTTATTATCAAAAAGCATTTTTTCTATATCTAAAATATCATTTTTGTTTAAAAGTTTTTCAAAATCATTCAAAATACTTGCTTTAGCATTTAAGCTAATACTAAATTCATAAGAACTTATTTTACCATCGTTAAAACTAGCGTAAATAGTATATTTATGACCTTTTTCTAATTCGTTTGCAAAGTTATAAATATTAAATTGAGCATCTTTTGAATTTTTAATGAATTCTTCATTGTTTATTTGAATTATTTTGTTTTCAGTATTATCAAAAATGCTAAAATCATTTACTTTTCCATAGAATTTAAAAGTAGGACTACTATTTTTTAATTCGTAATTTTCTAAAATACTTTCATCTGCTAGGCTTATTTTGTTTTCGTTATCTGAAATATTTATTATATTATTTATAAAATTTTTACTTAAATTAAGATTATACACGAAATTATTCTCATAAACTATACTTATTTTATAATTTTGAGTGTTATCTAAAATATCTTTGCTGTTTATATTTAAATGCCAAATGTCATTATCTTTTACAAAACTTGCCTTAATAAAATCTTGCTCTTGTAAATAAATATTTGTAATTTTACCAGCCTTATTTGCATTAAATGCGAATTTTATATTCTCCTCTTGTTTTATTAAACTAAAATTATCTTTTGTAAAAAATTCCTCTGCATTTAAGTTAATATTTGTTGCTTTGTAATTAATATCACTAGGGGTATCAACCTTGTTTCTAATAGGATAATCAATGCTAAATTTTTGTTCGTAATTGCTATTATCCTTATAATTAACACTTATTATATATTCTCCTTTGTGTAAAGGATTAAAATTATCAATTGAATAAATACCACCAGCTTTATTTTCATTACTTCTTACAAAGCTTAAATCATCAATATTTAAATCAATTTTTTTACCATTAATTATTTCATAAATTTTAAAACTATTTATCTCTTTTTCAAATTTAAATTTAGGGCTTGTATCTTGAATATTTATTCCAACAGGACTTAATAATCCATCTTTAGCATCTTCAAAAACAATATTATTCATTATGCTATTTTTATGTTCAAAAATATCACTAACTTTGTAATAAATAATCTTATTGCTTTGCGTATCATAAAGCTTTAAATAATCATTATAATTTGTGTAATCAAGCTCTAATCTAAAATTATTTGTTTTATTAACTTGTAATTTGTTTAAGAATTTTTCATCACATAAATATAGTTCAATGTTATCTTTTAAAACTCCATCTATAATTAAATTCCTTCCACTTTCATCACTAAATTCGTGTATTTGTTTAAAATCTATTCTTAAATCATTTTGATTTTTATTAAATACTAATTGATGATTTTCTACTTCATCAATATTTATAGCTTCACTATAATTTATTTCGCTACTTATTTTATTTGCATTTAAATTAGTTAATTCCGTCCAATCACTTGCAATTATTTTATCGCCTACTTTTTCGTTATAAACAATTTTTATTTTATAATTGTGCTCGTCTTTTAGATTTAACAAAATTGTATTTTTATTAAAAGTACCATTTTTAGAAAAATCATTTTTGCCCAAAGAATAAATATATTCTTTACCAGTTTCATCTTTTATTATTACAGAGCAGTTATTTGCAGGAATTTTATTTGATATTATATTTACTTGTAGGTAACTAGAATCATTTGTTTTTACACAAGATTCTACAAAGGCTTTTAAATACTTATCATTTGGGTTGCTTGAGTATGTTTTGCTTACATTTTCATCAGAATAAAAGGCTTTATAAATCTCGTTGTCGCTTAAGAAATTATCATTTACTTTAACATTATCTGTGCTAAAATTTTTTTCATAAAAACTACCATCTTTAAAAGCTACTTGCACTTTATATTCGTTATTTGGCATTAAATTTTTACTTAATTCAAATATGAATTTATTATCTTGAATTGTAGAACTTTGATTGTAAAAATAATCATTTATAAATTTATTATTTGTTACATCAAATAATAATATGCTTTTTACTTCTTTGTCAAATACAAAACTAGGGCTTAAATCACTTGTTTTATCTGTAATTTTGTTTGTAATTAATATGCCATTACTTTCAAAAATATATTCTGAGCTTTTATCTATGATTGGGTTTTCGTTATTTTCTTTGTTATCGTTTGCATTATTATCGTCTTGTTTATTATTGTTATCTTTATTGTTTTCTATGTTTTCACTACTTTCATTACTTTCAGTGTTTCCAGTGTTTTCACTATTTCCATTATTTTCACTACTTTCATTACTTTCCGTATTTTCACTGCTTTCAGTGTTTTGTAATCCATCTTCTTTATTGATATCATTTATTGCATTAATAAAAGTACTTAATTTAGCATAATTTAGTTTTATATCTTGTTGCTCATTATGCTTTTGTGTATTTAATATATTTGTTATTTTTTCTACATCAGCATTTACTTTTAATTGCTCTTTTTCTATATTAGAATAAGTATTTTTATTTAAAAAAAGCGAAGTAGCAACGCTATTTTCACCAGCATTAGTTGCTTCTAGGTAATCATTATTTAATAAATTTTTTATTTTTTCATCAATAAAAACCTCATTTAAAATTTTATCATCAATCTTTACTTTATTTTCACCACCAATATGTATTGTTGTTCCATTTTTTAAAAAAACATCAAGACCAGAATTTGTATCAGTTGTTGTTATAATATCTCCTAGATTTATTAAATCATTTTCTTGTAGAATTTTTTCTTTATTATTACTAAGGCAAAGAACCTTTCCTGTAATATTTTTTGCAATTGCAATAGATATCATTTATACCCCTAATTTTTTGATTTTTATAAATTATAATAAAAGAAAATGTATTTAATTTCACTTTGGTGCAAAAAATATTTTTTTTCTTACTCAAAACTTGCAAATTAGTAGTATTATTCGCTGCATTATTTTCAAGGGAGAAAAAATGAAAGAGCAATTTTTTTATTTATTATCTGCTTATTTAGCAGGTGTTAGATGAGACTTGTTGATATTATTATTATGAATTTAATTGGAATTTTTTCATTAAGACAAATTCCTTATGTTGCTTCTTATGGTGCAGCTTCAATTATTTTATGGTTTATTGCTGCTTTTTGCTTTTTTATACCTTTAGCTTTAGTGTGTGGAGAGCTTGGTTCAAAATATAGTAAAAGTGGTGGAATTTTTTTGTGGATAAATAAGGCTTTTGGCGTTAAAATTGCGTATTTTTGCCTTATTTGTTATTTACTTTCTTGTCTTGCTTATTTTCCAACTTTGCTTTATTTTGCAGCAAACTCTTTAGTTTATGTTTTGCATATTAAAGAAAAAAGTTTGTTTATTGGTTGTTTTAGTATTTTTTCATTTTGCCTTTTAACTTATATTAATTTTAAAGGAATTGCTTTTACGCAATTTATAAATAAAATTTTTGTGTTTTTAGGAATTGTGGTTGCTTTTAGTGTTTTGATTGCTGTTTGTTTTGTTTATTATTTTAAAGGCTTTAGTATGCAAAGTGATTACTCAAAAGGATATTTGCCAAGTTTTGACTTAGATACAATTTCTTTTGCATCTTCAATGATGTTTGCCTTTGCTGGACTTGAGCTTAGTGGTATGATTATTTCTAAAATAAAAAATCCACAAAAAACATATCCTAAAGCTATTTTAATTTCAGCTTTTTTAATAGTTGCTATTTATATTTGTGGAACTTTTTGTGTAAATTATATTTTTCCTGCAAAACAAACTAATATTTTAGATGGGATTTTACAAGCCTTAGATTTTGCAGGTGATTTAATAGGGGTTAATTATCTACCGCAAATTATGGCCATTTGCTTATTTTTTGGCACCTTAGGTCAGATTAATTCTTGGCTAATTGCACCAATTTATATGCTAGCAACTGCTTCAAAAGAAGGAATTATAAATATATATGAAGCAAAATTACACCCAAAATACAATACGCCTTATAGAGCTTTATTTACTCAAGCTGTAATTGTAAGTATTTTATGCCTTTCTTGTTTTTTTGTAAGTAATATACAAAACATATATTGGACTTTAAGTGCTTTTACAACTGTGTGTTATTTTTTACCATATATTGCTATGTTTTTAGCATATTTAAAACTAAAAAAGGAGCAAAAAGATAATAATGATGAAGGCTTTGAATTAAAAAATAAATTCATAAGTATTTTTGTTGCTTTAATTGGCTTTAGCTCTGTTGTTTTTGCTCTTGTTTTAAGTTTTATTGCACCAGAAGGTACAAATAAGTTAATTCATTTTTTACAAATTTTAAGCGCACCAATAATTGCTATTTTAATAGTATCATTTACATTCAAGCAAAATTGTAAAAACAAGGAGAGTAGATGAAAAATTTCTTAAAAGGATTGTCTTTAGGGATATTACTATTAGTATTTTTCCTTTTTGGTTTAGTTAGCACTAAGGCGATTGAGTATTTTACAAAGGATAATTCAAGTAGCATTGAAAGCGAAATTGAAGTTTTAAAAGAAATAGAATTTGATTTATTTAGTGCAAAAATTAAAATAAGTGAAAGTGCTTTTTTAAGTAAAGATAAAGATTATAACGATAAAGAAAAGATTGAAGATATTTTTTCTAATATTTCAGCATTGTTAAAAGAAAGCAAAATATGTTATGGTGGAAGTTATGAATTAAACCCTAATTATTCATATAAAGATGGTTTAAGAAGTAAAGAAGGTTATAAAATAAACTCAATTATTTCTTGTACTTTTGCAAAAAATGACCTAGAAAAGTATAGAAATTTATTAAATAATTTAGACGAACTTGCAAATAAAGATAATTTAATTGTAATAAATTCTCCGCTTCTTGAGCCAAATTTATCAGCAGCTAAAATTAAAGAAAGTGAAGAAATATTAAATCAAATGTTAAAGGAAAAATTGGATGAAAAGCTTGTGTTTTATTCAGAATTTAGCAAAAAAACTTGTAAATTTGCAAAAATTAGTATTTTTTCTGATTTAAATATTAACAATACTCCTGTTATGCTTTTAAAGGCTAGCGCAGATGTAAATGCTCAACCAGCATTAAAATCAATGAGTAAAAAAATGCAAGCGCAATTTGTGTTAAAATGTATATAGATTAAAGTCTTTTGTTATTAATTGAAATTAAATATACTAATTTTTTTGTAAATTTATTAGAAAGGATTGTTTATGTCTAGTAGAAGAAGCTTTATGGGTTTTGCCTTAGGAGCTACCGCAGCAGTTGGCGGTGTTTTTACGCTAGTG
It encodes the following:
- a CDS encoding DASS family sodium-coupled anion symporter → MQKDKIPLAALCILISLAFCFLPLPQGLIDLKLQLLQKAHPNYELTQLQSLALEDARLAFIYLGAFIATILCIILKVMPLGAVSLIAIAFVAFTTISVGADVAAASRSKIAINQALSAFSNSLIWLIVISVLLARGIIKTGLGKRLAFYFLSIFGKNTLGIGYSIALSEVILAPITPSNTARGGAIINPIVQSISKALGSDPANNTQNKVGTYLNLVNYQSNPISSAMFITATAPNPLVVDLIAKATNMQISITWGQWALGMFIPCICAMLLMPLVIYFISKPELTKTPDATKIAKEELQKMGAFSKDEKIMLSIFIGCLFLWAGGMSLILKLAHLLGFLTTVSVLKVDPATVAALGLATALLTGVLKYQELLEQKSAWDTLIWFSALIMLATMLDKVGITSYLGILLKDIASNFSTTTVMIFFMLAFLYSHYFFASTTAHISAMFFVFYSTGLALGAPPMLYAFMLAAAGNIMMALTHYATGTAPVIFGNGYVSMNRWWAVGFVVSVVDIVVICLVGLVWWKILGFY
- a CDS encoding APC family permease, with protein sequence MRLVDIIIMNLIGIFSLRQIPYVASYGAASIILWFIAAFCFFIPLALVCGELGSKYSKSGGIFLWINKAFGVKIAYFCLICYLLSCLAYFPTLLYFAANSLVYVLHIKEKSLFIGCFSIFSFCLLTYINFKGIAFTQFINKIFVFLGIVVAFSVLIAVCFVYYFKGFSMQSDYSKGYLPSFDLDTISFASSMMFAFAGLELSGMIISKIKNPQKTYPKAILISAFLIVAIYICGTFCVNYIFPAKQTNILDGILQALDFAGDLIGVNYLPQIMAICLFFGTLGQINSWLIAPIYMLATASKEGIINIYEAKLHPKYNTPYRALFTQAVIVSILCLSCFFVSNIQNIYWTLSAFTTVCYFLPYIAMFLAYLKLKKEQKDNNDEGFELKNKFISIFVALIGFSSVVFALVLSFIAPEGTNKLIHFLQILSAPIIAILIVSFTFKQNCKNKESR